The DNA sequence GTCAGAACACTTCCTGAACAAGATTATTCTttccaaacaagaaaaaaaaagttcccaggtgtcaataacatttttttcctaaattttaagacgtttaatgttttttttttttgttgggccAGGGATTTTCAGTTAAACTTTTCAGAGCATAAATTCCTTTTGGGCTCTGTTAGGACctgctcctttttttcccctcaacaaATCCTCATTGAGAATCTCAATGAAGTCACATGCGGTAGCAGCGTTCACAGAGAGAGAGTAGCTTTATTTCCTGACTCATCACCCAAGGCTCCCAAATGATTAGATTTCTAACAGTCAATTTCTGCTTAGTCTGATTGATATGCAGAAACAGGATAAGAACATCCATGACTGAtactattaaaacatttttaaaaagtaagttGCATTTGCATAAAGTCTTCTTGCAAATTTACCACAGTctgattttaaatgttaaagttgACATTAGGCTTGTGCTCGACTTCCTGACAAAGGTGTTGATTGGGGATGACAATAAGCTAGTTTGGGGTGAGCAAACGACAAGAGAGGTGGGCGGTGGCCTAAATATGTGGTCTAAGGGGTAGAGGATTTGCTGGAACTGAAATGCAATGGGGTGGATAATGGGCAAACATGATCTTTTCATGGAAACGGTTTGTTTGAGTATGTCGATAAAGATGAAGGTTTGTTTGAGAAGAAGATGCCACTGTGGAATTTGACTTGACATGATTAAAGAAAAGGAGACTTAAGGCCTTAGACTAACTGTTGTTCAGGTATGGACAGTGCATGATTTATAGAAGGTTTTCCTTAAGCTTTGATCCTGAAAAATGTTTGACTCCACTAAATACACTCAGACATTTTGAATTcttgaaaacactttttgaaaacgaggagaaaaagaaaaaagagaaaaagttttgacagaaaaaagtcaagcaaaagttttttttaagtgtatatGGATACTTTCAATTAGAGGACTTATTATAACCATCATGTATTTGCATTTATGCATTAAAAAATTGGAAGTAAGGATCATTTCCACTAAAatgactgcattttttgtcttttctgttaaGACAGCGAAAAGCCCGCCTTTGCATTTGCTCACTTCATTAAACTGCTGCTGATGGTGCAATCATTTTGGTTTTTTCCAGAAGAGTGGAGGtcaaaaggaaaatatgttGCAAAAAGGGAAAATTAGCCAAAGGACAAAtctaatcatttatttattcttaaaagCAACCATTCTCAATGcctgtattttgaaaatgtaaaaacaactaAGTTTGTGGCAGGACATGAATATTATATTGTGTTTTGGAACAAATATGGTAATCTTacaggggtgtaacaattcatttcaaCAACAGTTTGATTCATATCTTAATTTGTGGTTGCCACTCCAATTCATTATCGATATTGGTTCaatttgaacgatccgattcactgacctaaaatcaatccaggacataTTTAGCCAAAAACTCAACCAgtttgactcagagataaataccagtgtactgaacagtgcaggtgacgtTTTCCGGAGTCCTTGTTTGTCTTGCAAGATAATGAagagtaaattaaatatgttcacaaaaaaacaagtcaacatgaattaatggcaaattgattcctgttttagtttaatgttcagcccactgttgtttttccacgtcaaaataatccaaaacgGAACATtaatagaacattctagcacactgtatggtcatatgtctttgctaaattcaaattttttccacgtattggactggaatgatggctttGCTGctatcacatgtgtgttgtccgctttGATggttattttaatcttaaagtaaaaataaacttaCCATATTTGAATCCAAAAGGTATTTTTCAAAATCACTTATGATCGATTATATcattctgaaatgattttctgATGGGATAGGtcgttttgatttgattaacaacttgcctcagacagatcgatctggttggatcgcaGGAAATCGGTTAATATGTTAATCGCTTCATTGTTACACCCCCATGAACTTAAATTTGAGCGttaaacaaacaacaattttgatttttcgaaagatttttttacttgcatttcataaatcataaatcatgaTCATCTGCAACTGAAGATGtttctaattatttattttgattgtaaACACAAGTTAAGTTTTTAGTTACAACATTGCTTGATAAAAAAGGATTaccagaataataaaaaaactcatgAACTCTGatatttattttcctccttGAATGGATTTTGCCCCCTAAAACATCCTGCTGGTGAATCAGAGTTTACAGGAAGACAGAATGAAGGGTGTCAGTGTTTGCAAACATCACAATGAACCATGAACTGCATCTGCATCTACTTTCAGCCACATTTGCTGCATCTGAACATCACAGGTGACTTAAGACGAATGCATTTAGAGACCGTGCTGCATAATTCAGGTCGTCTGCGGCACTGATTGTTTCCCCTGAATAAAACATGACATCGGTGCCTCACTTATGCGTGCGCACCAGTCAAACTCAGTATGATGATGTGCGTGCCGCCTGACCCAGCACCGTCCATCCCGATGCTTCTGCCACAGATTTCACCCACAACATGCTTGTGTTTGCTCTATCCGCTGTGGTGACTTATGAATCTTTTATCAAAACTGGCCTAATTGCTTAACCATCCATGTGCTGGTCCAGAGGTTTCTAGTGGTGGGGGAACATAACTGTCATAACAACAAGAACAGAAGCACGCCTGCTTCACCTCAGACAAGGATGTCAAGATTTGTTTCGACCAACTTAtgggactttttattttttacctaaaaGTCACTATACCtttcagagaaaagaaaaagaactctGAATGGACTAGTGTGGACCCATCACTACCTTTTTATGTGAACAATCTCTTGCTTTAATCAGCAGCTTTCAGATGGCAAAATTAGCtggtttaatctttttttcacaTCCCGTTGTTGCTGGAGGGTCAGAACTTAACAGTAGCTTGAGAAAAAGTTAAAGAATTATACATGTAAGAGCCTGTGGGGAGTTTCTAACTGAAGAGACGTCTCTCCATGTCTCTGGGAGCTCACCATAGAAAGTCCCAGAAAAACTCCCTGCCACTCCTACTCTGTGGACCAAGCAGCTGCAGATTCTCAATTTACTGGCTTTTGTTTAAACTCCACTTGAATAAGTTGAATTATCctgcaaaaaaagagaaatatacTTATAAATGCATGTATAAAAAGTTGATACGTTTTAAAATGGTaattttctgttatttattgGCTTTAAAATAGTTATTCCTGCAACTGGAAAGTGTGTTCAAAACGTTTCCCCCTGCAGAGAGCAAATATCAGGGCTGTGTGTGCGCCTGTGCGTAATTACAGATGCACAGTTCCTCCCAAGCACTCATTAGAAAAGGGAATGGGAATGACTCCAGGCTACAACCACCGCTGGCGGTTACGTAATAAGGCTTTTCTCTTGGATCCTGTTTGATCCCGGAGGCAGCTGAAAGCTCCCCGTCTTGCATGGCTTCCTCACATCCAGGCTGccgtttattattattgtttttttttcttcttcttctattttgatacgatattaaataaatatttttggagaGAGTGGGGAGTTTCAAGAGAAAATAGATCCTCCGTTTCCATCTCTTTGTCCCCCCCTGTTCGCTTCATCATTTTTCAAGCTGCTGTGTTGCGCATGCCCACTGGGGGGCACCTCTGAGTTCTACTTTGTCTCTAATCTAGGGATGCTGGTGGTCCTCAAACAAAAGAGAACATTTGGGAGCTCAATTGGAGAGTAAGAGGTCAGAGGGGGGGTGCTCTGTCAAATGTTTATCAATATAACAGTACAATATTGATATAAACTGAAAAAGCTCTAaagtgggatttaaaaaaaatagtcaaatgttgttgtttttggaaatGCAAgtcaaatccttaaaaaaatatttaatgaaaaacattttttatataatttgatAAGAATGCATTGCTAAAATGCCTCACATGTTTGATCAACCTGCTGTAGTGCTCTTAAGCAATCTCAAAAGTAATTCTGTACAATCGGATTACTGACGTTTCTGCTAATTCTTTGATGGACCTGGCTTTGACACCCCATTAGGCACATAAAACCTTCTCTCTGAGtctattaattaattaattttagtTCCATCCTttatttctagttttttttcaacTCTTCTCTTTGTTTCCAAAGAAACCTCTTCCTGTGTTGCTCTCCTAAatcgctgtttttttttttttttcattcacctTGAAAGAAAGCTTTTCCAGCCAGCTTGTCTCCCGCGCCTCATCACATCCGAAAAAGCCCGTCTGTAGGCGCCACCCCGCCAGCctctgtgggaggagcttacCTTCATCCTGCAGAAGTAAAGGAATAACACTCTGCGACCAGCCACTATGTGTGTCAGAGGACCGTCTGAGCTCCCAAAGTGGATGACTTCTCCGAATCTAGTGTTTGTATTACTGACTGAGATAAAAGAAAATTTGGTTTGCGTCTCCGTCCCAAGTTAGGACGTGGTGAGTGTCTTACTCTGTCCTGCCTAATTATGTCTCGCCTTATTTACAGAATGCATAAGCGGTGTGATAGGTAAtgctgtttatttgattttcaagTAAATATGCATTTAGAGTCTACCTGAGAAAGAAGTGCTGCACCGAGTCCTTTGGCTTGTAGTTTGCGCGTCACGGTCACATTTACGCACAGCCTTGTCTGAGATTTGCGCGTGTGCTGCTTTCAATCTCAGACGAGGTAAAATTTGGTGTGGCACACTGTGTGTGGGCTTTGACTTTCTGCAGCGCAGTTTTCAGGTGCGACATATAGAGGAGCGCGGAAGGACAGAGACGCTCCTTCTCCAGCGCGCACTAACAGCTGTCTTTTGTCTCTTGGTAGGTTTTTGTGGGAGAGAATGCCGGCGAGTACGAGTAAAAACTCCGATTTGGAGTTTGACTACTTGCAACCGTGTTTCTACCCGGACGAGGACGACTTCTACTTCTGTGGTCCTGACTCTGCACCACCGGGGGAGGACATCTGGAAGAAATTCGAGTTGTTGCCCACTCCGCCCCTCTCTCCAAGCCGCGCAGCGCTACAGGGAGAGCCGGTGATCGGCTCTCCGGAAGCAGATCCGCTTGGCTTTGGATTGGGGGACCCGCTGGACTGGGCTTCCGAACTGCTGTTCCTGCCCGAGGACGATATTTGGGGAGCATCGGAGGATGGAGACCTGTTTGGGTCCGTTTTGGATACAAACCCCAACAGCATCATTTTACAGGACTGTATGTGGAGCGGCTTCTCTGCCAGGGAAAAACTGGAAAGGGTGGTCACGGAGAAGCTGGGCAAGGTGATTTCTACGTCTTCAACGGGCGGGAGGAACGTGTACATCAAGGCGCAGGAGGAGGCGAGGGGCAGCCCGGTGTCTGAGTGTGTGGACCCCACAGTAGTGTTCCCCTTCCCTGTCAACAAGAAGAACAGCAGCAGGGACACACCTGGGACCGTTATGATTGCCGCAATCACCGCGAGCGCACACAGTGACTCAGGTAAGGATGAAAAGAaagtcaaaaagcatttttgtttaatgacagtctaatcatttttaaatattttcggATAAATATGGATCAGAAGTTCCATCACTCTGACTATCACGCCCCCCTTTCTTCTTCTGGCTGCGCTCACGTGTGAGATCTGCATCCTATCTTGTCACAGTGTCTGGAGCTTGTTCATATGACCAATGGATTAACCCGttacacgcacaaacacacacacacttgctcccgcgcgcgcacacacggtAGTAGTGACACAGTGAACTGCTTTATGTAATCAGTGGGCTCTTCATCCGGCAGATGGCAGTAAAATGGGGAATTGTGCGCCTTACTGAACTCAGCTGGCATCTGAGccaaacaaaaagacacaacacactcacacagacacacacgccGGCCAAACTGAAGGGGATGAAAGGGTCTTCAGTCATGCCGTGAGCTGATAAAATGTTCGCTTCATCATGTTGCCATGAAGGCTCTTTTACGCATGGGTTGAGGGCCAGTTTGCGCACGGTGGCTGACAAaatttacactttattttaGACAGTGAGCtagtaaaataaaagtattacatctaaacacaacaaaacacagaccACACATAATGAATAGGTAATCAGATGTCGGGAATTGCTTCCCTGAAACATCCTCCACCATAGCGGCTATTACTGCTCATGCGTCCCCAAACAAACACTCGCAGCTCCTTATCAGCGTGTTTTTAAAGCCGTGAAACAGCAAAGCCTTCAGTTTGGCAAAGTTTGTCTCTTTTTGTTGCGAGTATCAAGAAATGACGCCTTGAACAAGCCTCCATCTGGACAGCTGTCTTCTTGGCGCAGCTCCAGTCCTGGGGCTCTGCACGGCAGTACTgccgccccccacccccaaaaaaaagaaaaaaaagaaaaaagtccttGAAGAGCTTTTTTTCCAGCCTCCAAACGACTGCTGCCTTTTGGGAGTGGAAAAACCAAAGAACTAAATCCTGGCGTCACATGTGGTCGCCACACCCCCGTCCTCCAGCCAGCTGTGCCCAGCTTTGTTTTGGTGTCAGCAGCAGACAGTGGGCGCGATTAGCGTCAGGGTTGAGACAGCATCATGGCGCAGAGGTGTCTGAAGTAGGTTAGCATAAGCTGTAAAATGCCACACTCTTCAGATGCCGCAGAGCTGATAATGAGAGCTATTATCACAAAGGCATTTTAACTGGGTCTCACTCTCTAAGCCTCAGGATTGGTCACTTCCTCTCACCTTCAAAAGTCAGAGATGATAAGCTGCAGCTGCTCTTATCACTTTCAGCTCTGCAGAAGCGTCATAGGAGGTCAAATTAAATTCGAAGTACCGGCTGTCCTTGTTGACACACTCTGTGGGACTGGGCGTAAAAGCAGGCGTTTTCCATCTAACCAGAGGATTTTTGGGAAAGCCTTTGAAGAAAAGAATTGCAATAGAGAGTAGAAATCCAACATGTCTCCACTATACTCATACTGAACATGCCAATGCCTGCAGAGCTGGTGGGAAGTGACTGACGGTCTCTAAGAGGTTTCTGCCTAAACAAACAGCACCAAGCAACATTCCCTCCCACACTCATCTGAATACCTGTTACCTGCTGCTGTGTTTGAGCATTTTCTTTACTCTCTATTTCACAGAGGAggacgatgatgatgaagaggaagatgatgaagatgacgaagaggaggaggaggaggaagaggaggaagaagaagagataGATGTTGTTACAGTGGAGAAAAGGCGCTCCACAGTCAATAAAGCATCAATGCAATCAGCAGCTTCAGTTCATCTGAAAAGCCAAGATGCAAGAGGAACCAGCCTGGTGAGCCGGTTCAGCAGCCGAGCCCCTCAGGAGCTCATTCTGAAGAGAAGCTCTGTCCACCAGCAGCAACACAACTATGCAGCCCCGTCACCGTATGCCTCAGATGATGACCCTCTCCCACCTCCAAAGAAAGCAAAGACGTCAGACACACCGCGGCCTCCAACTAGAACAGCCTCCTCGTGTTCCTCCTCATCCTACAGTTCAGTAAGCAGCACATCTGGGTCACGAAACAAGCGCAGCAACAGTGGCGACAGCAGCCCACGAGGCAGTTCTGACTCCGAGGACAGTGAGCGCCGACGAAACCACAACATCCTGGAGCGCCAGCGCCGCAATGACCTTCGTTCCAGTTTCCTTACTCTGCGTGACCATGTGCCAGAGCTGGCACACAACGAGAAGGCGGCAAAGGTGCTGATCCTAAAGAAAGCCACAGAGTATGTGAGTTCACTAGAGGTGGAGGagctgaggctgcagcaggaGAAGGACAGACTCCAGTCTCGCAGGCAGCAGCTGATGCGCAGACTGGAGCAGGCTAGGACTCGCTAACAGACATCAGCCACAACAACGAAACACTCACATACACCCCGGATGACCCCACCCACCTACAACTCCTGCCTCAAGTCAGTCTGAAATATGACAGGCTTACATCCCAAAGGACAGGCACAGAGGCCCACACAACTGTTGCACACTCAAACAGACGTCAGAGGATCTTGATGCAGAAATGTcaacagctggaggaggaggggggtggGTAAAGGGAAAAGGGGGGTTTCTGGTGGGTTTACCTGGACTTTCACTGCCGCcactttttttgcacatttgttgACATTAAGAATGTTTAGGGTTTTACTTTACAATCCAGTCACATCGAGGAACGATTAAAAGAGAATGGACGGGGAAAAATAGGTGATGCTTTTTCAGGCGACCTTTCGCCTGCTTTTTATAtcatttctatttgttttttattttgtactcaCTGTGACACCAGCCTGGAATTTTTTCGATTCCGTACAGGGATGTGTGTTAGAGGGCACTTTGCTTGGAGACTTCATATACAAGAAGCGGTGCACACTTATTTTGCCTTCACCACTGCAAAGACTTTTATGACTGAGGCATTATGGGTCACAGAAGCAATGCCACTACAGGTTGTCTTTGTCTCACTCCTCACACTGGTGCTCAAAACCAAGTCAGTGGATGTATAACTGTGCACCTTGCTACCCGACACTTTTGTATATAACAGTGTACAGACAAAATACATTCATATCTGCCTTGTTTTGTAAGAGTTTGtccctgtttttacttttttatatatatgaatatacaAGTCAGGAAGCTGCCAATAGACTGGAAgtttatatacatttaaaagtaCTGTAAGGCCTCAATTCTGAAGGTCATAAAACTTTgtaatataacttttttttctctctttttgtaTTCTACCCTATTACTAATTCTTCCCATGTTTATGCTTTTAGTGTGAACTTGATACATACTAAATTTAATACTTATATTTTCGTATGAAAATGAGTTTCTGCTAGATATCAGTTTATCTTTTTCTCTCATATCTCTGATAATTCTTTTGTACAACAAATTTGTCCCATCCTCAAATACCtggactctttttttattggttttgtttcccccttttttgtttatgtttgtaACTATTGGGTGCATAGAACTGGGTAAACTGATATAAaacgttttcttcttttaatttttaaaaatgtacatttagtgCTGCAACTCATAGCACTTTGAAATACctcatttttttggaaaaataaatagaattcaTGAAATCATCACCTAGAGTTTTGTAGACTTTTTgttgggagaaaaaaatgtgtaaatatcaCCTTTCACCCTCTCATCCTTTCATATTTCCACATTTGGCCCCAcgtttctgtatttgttttgttcctCTCAAAGACTGGTCCTGACAAAGAAAAAGAGTGTCTTCTGAATTCTCTCTGTCTCAGCACCCTGCGGCTACAGCCGCCTCTATAGCCTctcacacccacccacacacccatacacacttcAAGTGAGCCACGCACAcatctccacacacacacacttctctATTTCCCTCTTGAAGCAACACAGCTCTTCCCACTACATTGTTCAGcatgttgccatggaaactgaAGCAGCTGCTGAGTAGCAGACACGAGAGCTAGTCTTTTATTTGTCTGTTAGTTGTCTGTGTATTCCTGCCCGCGTGCACGAGCTTGTGTGTGCATGAATGCAAATATGTGTGTCTACCTTTTGTTGTGGTCTGTGTGTGGCCCCGGCCTCTGATATCTTTGGTGTTGTGCACTGCCTGCCACGACTGCAGGGACAAGGCCGGATACTGTTTACCAACATCAGCCACATGCTTCTGCCCTCCTCCTACACCTCTTCTAACCTTTCCTCCGCTCCGTCCCTCTGTGACTGGAGCGCCGGGCCAAAAATGTGGCTGTCAGGAGCCGCGCCAGGTGTTCTCTGGAGACGGCTGAAAGAGAAATCTGTTGCCACGGTCTCCATTCACTCAATGCTCACAgaggaaagaaacaaacatggcGAGAGGGGAATTAACAGTAGAAAATGCAGAGTagttgactttttcttttaaatccagAAACATCACAACAAGCtaattgatttttctttgtgccaaaaaaaaaaaatttagcatTTAAAATTGAAGCCAGTCACAGACAAACATCTTCAGGAAAAGAGCTCAAATAATCCAGAAGTATGTTCCTATGGAAAAGACAGCGCCATATGAAGACTGATGACTCTGTTTTGGAGTTGAGACTAAGTCTCTCAGTGGGGGAGTGGAACTGGTGGATTACATAACAGTGGTCTGTTGTCTTTGTGCACACTTACAGTGCATGTGTGTATAGGACAGGAGTCTGGTGTCTTTatttctgagtgtgtgtgtgt is a window from the Oryzias latipes chromosome 24, ASM223467v1 genome containing:
- the mycn gene encoding N-myc proto-oncogene protein yields the protein MPASTSKNSDLEFDYLQPCFYPDEDDFYFCGPDSAPPGEDIWKKFELLPTPPLSPSRAALQGEPVIGSPEADPLGFGLGDPLDWASELLFLPEDDIWGASEDGDLFGSVLDTNPNSIILQDCMWSGFSAREKLERVVTEKLGKVISTSSTGGRNVYIKAQEEARGSPVSECVDPTVVFPFPVNKKNSSRDTPGTVMIAAITASAHSDSEEDDDDEEEDDEDDEEEEEEEEEEEEEIDVVTVEKRRSTVNKASMQSAASVHLKSQDARGTSLVSRFSSRAPQELILKRSSVHQQQHNYAAPSPYASDDDPLPPPKKAKTSDTPRPPTRTASSCSSSSYSSVSSTSGSRNKRSNSGDSSPRGSSDSEDSERRRNHNILERQRRNDLRSSFLTLRDHVPELAHNEKAAKVLILKKATEYVSSLEVEELRLQQEKDRLQSRRQQLMRRLEQARTR